One window from the genome of Hoplias malabaricus isolate fHopMal1 chromosome X2, fHopMal1.hap1, whole genome shotgun sequence encodes:
- the LOC136677238 gene encoding guanosine-3',5'-bis(diphosphate) 3'-pyrophosphohydrolase MESH1-like — protein sequence MSSDAVILLETLNFAAEKHRNQRRKDPQATPYINHPIGVARILSHEGGITDIEVLQAALLHDTVEDTDTTIEELEALFGSTVSRIVQEVTDDKTLSKQERKRLQVEHAPHCSQQAKLVKLADKLYNLRDLNRCTPTGWTEERVQEYFTWSSQVVRGLQGTNSALEQKLQLLFNERGIKI from the exons ATGAGTTCAGACGCAGTTATCCTGTTGGAGACCCTAAACTTTGCTGCAGAGAAACATCGAAACCAACGTCGGAAAGATCCACAGGCTACTCCCTACATCAACCATCCTATAG GGGTGGCACGGATCTTGAGTCATGAAGGAGGAATCACAGACATTGAAGTTCTACAA GCAGCATTACTTCACGACACCGTGGAAGACACGGACACAACTATTGAAGAGTTGGAGGCTCTGTTTGGAAGCACAGTATCAAGGATTGTCCAGGAAGTGACAGACGATAAAACACTCTCAAAACAAGAAAGGAAACGATTGCAAGTGGAGCATGCGCCTCACTGCAGTCAGCAGGCCAAACTGGTCAAACTAGCTGATAAACTCTACAATTTACGAGACCTTAATCGCTGTACACCCACGG GTTGGACAGAGGAACGTGTTCAGGAATATTTCACATGGTCTTCCCAGGTAGTAAGAGGGCTTCAAGGAACTAATTCTGCACTTGAACAAAAACTACAGCTGCTCTTCAATGAGAGaggaattaaaatataa